The Candidatus Hydrogenedentota bacterium genomic sequence CGTGACCTCTGCTCCGCACCGCACAAGCGTAGCGACGAAACGACCTATCGCGCCGTCGCGGACGCAAACCAGAAGTGCGTTGGCGTCACGTATCTTGACGTCAAGCACATACGGTTCGTCGCGAAGTTCTTCCACGCACAGATCGTCACCACTAGCCACGGTCACCTCGAACAGCCCGCCAATGGTAGAGTCGAAAGCCTCCCAGGTCCCATCGAACGCACCCTCGCCGTGATCGATGATGACCACGCGGTCGCCAAGTTCGCGCGCGAGCGACAGGGAGTGGGTGGCCAGAATGAGAGAAGCCCCTCCGTTGCGTTCACGTATGCGACGGATCATGTCACGCAACCGCTCGGTGCCCGCCGCATCAAGTTCCGCCGTGGGATCGTCGAGAAACAGCAGATCAGGTTTTCCCATGAAAGCGCAGGCCATCGCAACCCGCTTGCGCATACCCGACGAACAGTGTTTCAAGTGCTTACGCCGATGTTCGTACAGGTCAAAGACGCGAAGCGCCTCCACGACAGCGGCCTTCACTTCGTCATGTGGACACCGGAGTGTCGCCGTCAGGTGCAAATGATCGCGTACGGACATGTTCTCGTAAAACGCGGGAGTCCCCAGCAAGGCGCCCGTGCGCGCCAGTACATCAAGTGAACGGCCTTTCGCGGGCTTGCCAAACAAGGTAACACGGCCGCCGTTCTTTCGAAACAGCCCCAGTACCGCACGCAGCATGCTCGTCTTTCCCGCGCCGTTGTGGCCTAGCACGGCGACGTGTTCCCCACGCCCCACTTCAAAACCCATTCGATCGAGAATCTTGGCATTTCCTACGCGAACCGTCAGTTCCGAAGCGGCGAGTACCAACTCGCGTTGACTACCGGTTGCGGACGTGCTGTTATCCTGATCACTTCTGGTAATAGACAAGTTGATACTCCCGCATCCCCTGATTGTCACCCTGCCGATTTCCACGCTTCAGATCGCGAACAGCAAGGATTTCGCACACCCCGTCACGATCCGTGTCCACAGCCTTCAGCGATTCTATGCCGGAACCCACATTCACTCGATGCGAGGCAAGAACGTCGATGACGCCATCGTTAGCATTCAACAGTCTCACTTCCACGCAAGAGTCACCAGCAAGCCATGCCACGTCCCCCACTCCGTCGCCGTTTAGATCTTCTCCCACAAGACTAACTTCGGATAGATGCCAAAAGAGATGGAACATGCCTGCTCCCTCCGTCTCAGGAGGCTTCATGGAGATGGCTCGCGACGCTTGTACCCAACACGAATTGCGTTCGCTCCATCGCACGAACGAACATTTGATCGTCAGATTCTTGAGCATGCCTTGCGCAAGCACGGATAACGCCTTAGTCACGGGGGGGATATCAGCCATGAGAAACTCAACAGCACCATCATGGTCGATATCGACGGGATTAATGGGGAGCACTGAGCGCTTCACTGTGAGCGGAGGAACAGTCTTTCCATGCGAAATCCATGCCGTGCGGCTTTCCGGCCACCCTTGCGACCAGTAGGTTTCGCAGGTCGCAAGACCTTCGGGGCCGTTACTATTCAGTCGGCATCGGACAACTGTCCGGGATGCAATTCCGTCTTCATTGATCTCCGAAACTTTACACGCGCTAAAAACGCCGGGGGAGGCCTGTTCCCAAAACAGGTGACGGTCCCAACTGCCGAGAACAAGCGTCGGAAGATCGGTATTCAATGACGGTTCGAGCCACATTTCCGGATTACTGAATGCGGGCACGGGAATGCCTGCTTGCGTTTCGGGCCAGCAATCGGCCTGCCCCACACTGGAGTCAAGGTCGTCGAGTTGATCCGAGAAGACAAGATCACCTTCCCGACTCTGCCGGTATACATTGAGGTTCTTGCGCGCGAACACGATTAAATCGTCGTATCCGTCTTGATCGATATCCATGTTCCAGTCCACCCACGCAGGCAATCCCAAATCGGGGAACCGTGCGCCGCGCAAGTCTTCCTTCTGGAGTAGCGTACGCTGCTCTCCAAATGTAGCCTCTTCCAGAGAGACTCCCGTTATGCCCTCGTCATGTAACAACACAAGCAGCGGCGCGCTCTTTAGTCTATTCAGAAATGCAAAGAG encodes the following:
- a CDS encoding VCBS repeat-containing protein, which encodes FGNDEVESSWGFVPSRNEERSRWLAWVMPVPGVLRILRLSSDDQTLEMPELKLPPGCRLFAFLNRLKSAPLLVLLHDEGITGVSLEEATFGEQRTLLQKEDLRGARFPDLGLPAWVDWNMDIDQDGYDDLIVFARKNLNVYRQSREGDLVFSDQLDDLDSSVGQADCWPETQAGIPVPAFSNPEMWLEPSLNTDLPTLVLGSWDRHLFWEQASPGVFSACKVSEINEDGIASRTVVRCRLNSNGPEGLATCETYWSQGWPESRTAWISHGKTVPPLTVKRSVLPINPVDIDHDGAVEFLMADIPPVTKALSVLAQGMLKNLTIKCSFVRWSERNSCWVQASRAISMKPPETEGAGMFHLFWHLSEVSLVGEDLNGDGVGDVAWLAGDSCVEVRLLNANDGVIDVLASHRVNVGSGIESLKAVDTDRDGVCEILAVRDLKRGNRQGDNQGMREYQLVYYQK
- a CDS encoding ABC transporter ATP-binding protein, translated to MSITRSDQDNSTSATGSQRELVLAASELTVRVGNAKILDRMGFEVGRGEHVAVLGHNGAGKTSMLRAVLGLFRKNGGRVTLFGKPAKGRSLDVLARTGALLGTPAFYENMSVRDHLHLTATLRCPHDEVKAAVVEALRVFDLYEHRRKHLKHCSSGMRKRVAMACAFMGKPDLLFLDDPTAELDAAGTERLRDMIRRIRERNGGASLILATHSLSLARELGDRVVIIDHGEGAFDGTWEAFDSTIGGLFEVTVASGDDLCVEELRDEPYVLDVKIRDANALLVCVRDGAIGRFVATLVRCGAEVTSVVPVPFSSEEFIERLESVESRQSATALPQAEVAHDGVAAGVSAPRHVPSLIKRLLTSTVWEAKVLLRSATLWIIPLTLVVCAVLGLIGAIPAQEKLLAQQVTMSFLITSSLALSALLGSIVMAIAAGIAICTDYSQNRLRFLFVLPLRNRDMLFSKVLVWNVLLPIYVIACVVGIPLFSCFIARHFGKYPWSEEGFGLPPGPMVRELVRYVPAVFVSYAGIGLLSTAMGVVFRRTQVVLTVTVLLLV